Part of the Brassica oleracea var. oleracea cultivar TO1000 chromosome C8, BOL, whole genome shotgun sequence genome is shown below.
TCATATGAAAGAGATAACAAGTCACACACCACCATTTGAAAACTTTAATAGCTTCATAAACGACCTTTAAAACATTATATAAAATACCAAATCCATTGAGTGATATTTGCAACATAATTTTCACTGGATGTTTTTACTTGCATAGAAATACCTTAAAGCAGTTAAAAAAAAAAAAACAAGCCAAAGAAACAAAGCATCCTACTGAAGCAGATTGAAGTAGAAAGCTTCCATTGTGTGCACATGACCTTCCACTCTAAATCCCATAAGAACTGAGCAAAACTCGAGAACCATAGGAACTGGTCTTGCTCTAGGAAAACCACATGAAACCGGTTTTGCTCAGGGGAACCCGAAAAAAAAACTAAACCCCCATTAAACCGGCTGCTCCAAGAACTTACAACTTTTAGGTACTGCAACATATATATCCAGTTGCTAGTACAACCAAACTGTACAGAGAAATGTTTATTCTTTCACAGAGAACCATATCATCTCCCTGCGGAGACCAATGTCTTCTCATCATTGGCGCTCATGGATGAATGAGGAACAGGAAGACCTGGTTTTGAAGCGGGGACGGGAGCTTCTTCTTCCTCAACTGGTACAGCCCTCGGTGTGTAACTAAAGTTGAGTTCTTTGTTAGCTGCAAGCGCCACAAGCTCCTTCTCTTCAAGCCCTTTGGTCGGTCCGAGGCTGCACCTATCTGGACTATGCTTCGCCAACGCATCTCTGAACTTCTTGATCTGAACATAACAAAAAAAAAATCGATGATTATTATAACTGAATGATGATCTCTTGAGTTAATGTGGAGATGATGAGAAACGTTACCGTAGCATTTGTGCAGCTGAAGCTGCAGACACGACCATGAGCGCCTCGGTAGAATCGGAAGAAAGGGAGGACGTGGACACCGAGACTGTAACACATGGACTTGTGCTCCTCGTAGTTCACCTGAAGAAACTGCACATCAGGGTTCTGCTCTGCCAACTGACATATCTGCAACAATCACAAACCATAACGATTATAAAAATTTGATCTTTTTTTTCTAGCATCCAAAAAAAAGTGAATCTTTATTATCATACCTTAGGATGAAGAGCCTTGCATCCACCACAGCCAGGAGAGAAGAAGTCAACCACAACGAGCTTATCACCAGCGTTGGTTAGAGAGTCAACAAGCTCCTGAGCTGAAGAGATCTCTCTCATGTTCTCTTTCAGACCCTTCTCCCACCATTTCTGAGGCGTCCCGATCCTCAGCGTCGTCTGTAAACAATATGTAAAGATCACTTCTTTTTTTTTTAACAGATCCGAAAACCCTAAATCCACAAAGTCAAACCCTAAAAAGCTAAAAAGGTATAATCTTTAGTATCGATTTCGTCTGAATTAGATCTCGCATGTGTGTACCTGAGCTGTGATGGATGATGATCGGGAGCTCTGGAATTGATTAAAAGGCTTCAGCTTGAGAGAAGGGAAGCTCTTTCTCAGACCGAAACTCACAGGTGATGAGACAGAGTAATCATCTGCATGGTGGTGTTGATTCACGCAAGCTCCTCGGAATATCAGATTCGTTCTGCTAATTGCTGCTTCCGCCATTAGAAGAAAAGTAATCAAATTTAGAACGAGAAGAGACTCTAGAAGAAGAAAAGCAACTCTCTCTCTTTCTCACGGAGACAACGTGTCTTCTCAGCAATCTTTAATCGCCAGCAGGGCTTTTGTTTTTTTTTTTGTTTTTTTTTCTCTTGCACGAGAAAATTTATAAGGAAAAATGGAAAAGGAATGAGTTTTCTTCTGGAGGAGGAGAAAGCTGTTTGTTTTTCGTTAGGAGATCTGGACCGTTCGATTTGGATTTGAAAAGTTTTTTAGATCTGACGGTTGGTTTTTGTGATAATGAGTTGGAGTCGGTCAGAGATTAAAAAAAAAAACTGATTATGGATAAGGTTCACGAGTTTTCCCGGATGTTAAGCAGAATTATCTAATCTTGGAATCGGATTATGTTTTTTTTTATTTACCGTGTTTTAGTGTGAAAATGAGCTGATGAATAGTAGTATACGCTTATTCAATTTCATTAATGTAAATAAACATATACTCCGTTCATTTTATAAAGTTGCATATTTTAAAGAAAAATTTTGTCTCAAAAAAATTTATTTTTTACATTTTAGATGCATGTTTTATTAACTAATTGCAAATTTTTAAAAACTTAATTGTACTTATTAGATTTTTATTGGTTTAAAATTATAAATAAAAATAAATAAATAAAAAAATTATGCAAATTTAGTGTGTTTTATTAAAATGTGTGAAAAATTTAAAATATGTAACATTTTAAAACGGAAAGAGTATATATCGGTTTTCATGTTTCTCACTTTACAAAAGATTAGATTCAACATTTGCATATCTTCATTTGCTTTGCATGGATTAAATTAACTCATTGACTAATCTGCTAGAATTACAGAAAAGAAAATGAAATTAAAATTTTAAATTTTTCAATTATGTGATGTTCCATCCCTAGAATGAATGGTAGACAAATAGAAAGGTTATGGGCCTCGTGAATATTTGTGTTGTATGTGAAATGAGTATATTTTTTGAAGAAAATATGTGAAATGAGTGTATAAACGACAATTAGCGTAAACGATATTTAATAGAAAAGTAATGGTTCATATTTGGATTTGGAATTTAAGGAAGCAAGTTAGCCAACGCATGAAAATAATAAACATTTTACTGAAAAAAAAAGTGAAAACTGTTCCGGTGGCCGGCGTGCATCTCGCCGTCGGTCGCCATCTCTGTTTCTATTTTGTTTTTGTTATCTTTGTATCATATAATCGATCTTTAGATCGAAATAAACTTCCGGTTAGCGGATTACCCTTTCGTAAGGCGACTTTTGTTTTACCGACTTGTTCGGGTTTCATATCATCCCTTTCACTGATCTTCATTTCAATTCCGATGGCTATTGATCTGATATCTTTTTTCATCGTTTCAACTTTATCTCTTCCTAAAAGAATCAGACTTCACATGATATATCAGCCGTGTTCTATGTCGTCGAAGTGAAGCATCTTGGACTGGAAGAAGAGTGAGTTTGATGGATTTATAAGTCTCTATGAAGAAGATTCAGCAGAGTTGGCGTTTGACAACGGTCCAACAAAGAGTCTCCTTTCATCCCGACTTGAACTTCCTATGTGTTTAATTAACGGTGAATCAAGGTCCCTCTGATCAATTTGTCTCGGTTTGAGTGAAAGGCGTTTTCCAAGTGAGTACAAGCTTTAGTTGACTTGAAGTCTTGCGGAGGTTCTGATGGAGAGCTTCGCCGGCGAGCTACTCCTCTTCGGTGGTGGAGCCAAGGTTGGGGGAATCAACAGGTGTCTAACATGCGTCCTAGTATCCAGCCACGTAATGCCAACATATGGGGATCTGCTTACACGTGTTCGTTAGATTGTATGCTCTATTTTCAGATTGTTCACGTGTTGACTTTAAGTCTAATTAAATATTGTACTCATGTTTAGCCAAAAGGCTTAATGAAAAGTATGTTGACAAAAAAAAGAAAATGTATTCAGGCCCATTCCACGTCACGTGGGTCTCACTGCCTCCACCACCTTTAATCTCTTTTTCTTTCTATAGTTCTAATCTAAATATTGCATGAAAGGAACTTGTATAACCCTACACTCCCTACACTCATGACGATAGTCAGTACGTTACAAGAGAGATATTTAATCGTAGCTAAATAACAAAGTCCGAGTGTTGAGAAACACAAACTTGACGTGGACCAAAACATAACAATGACTGTGATTATTAGTGTTAATGCACAGCATAAATTAAAAAAGATAGTTGAATAATTAAATGACTAATATGTTGCGATTAAGTATTTTGGCAAAATGAAAAGATATAAGAGTAAGTAAATGTATAATTGTTGCACGAAACAAAAAAAAACTATGCCATATGTTGTCCAATACGAACAGCAAAATACAAGAGCCACAATTTTGTGAAAGGTGACAAAACGCAGCTACCTATTCTTTCTTCATTTTTATTTTTTTGTAGTGATCACCATATTTTTGTACTTCACATGAAAAGTTGCATTAATATCATCAGGTCGGCCGAAGCGCTGAATAATATCAATATTACAATTAATCTCTGAATTGTCAGTCGGCCAAATTAAGCTCGTAGTTTTTTTTTTTTTTTTTTTTTTTTTTTTTTTTTTTTTTTTTTTTTTTTTTTGCTAAAAAATTAAGCTCGTAGTTGGTTCTTTGTTTTGAACAAACGTCAATTAAACTAAAAAAAAACAAAGAAACTTAAAAGAACAAAACACCATTTGAAACAAATATTTATTTAATTGTTATATATTGATTATGTGAATGAATAGTTATTTTTTATACTCGTGTTTATACTACCTCAATATTTAGCCACTACCATCAGCACTTGTGATTCCAGAGACAGGGTGAAGAGAAACAATGTGTAGCTACTGCCACAATCTAAAATTCCTGAGGCAACACCTGAACATAGAAAAAATGAAAATTACTATCCTTTTTATCCTATTATGAAACAATGATAGTGACTAAGACCATTGCTCGTATTACACGATGTCATTAATACTGAAAGATGTGAAAGAAGAACACTCTGAGAGATAGAAGAAAGAGATCATTATTACCAAACACTTTTAAAAAGTGAAAACAAGTTGTTCGTTTTTAGTTCTTTGTCTTTAGGAAAATGTGACTTTAATATTAATGCAGATAAGTTCTCACCTGCTTTGTAAATCAAAGTTGCATGTGGTCGCCACAAAAATAGCAAATGCTAAGAAAACAATTACTGCTTGTATAACGAAGTATACTCGGGTTCTATGCACAAAATACTTTGATTATGCAACTAAGTATTGCTGCAAATGGTTGTTTCTCTTCTCGTTCTTGAGTTTCCTGAAAGCAGAGGACTCTATCTGCCTCACTCTTTCCCGGCTCACCAATCTCTCGCAACGAGTCCAACACTTTGTCCAAGTCCTGCCTCTTGAAATGCTTTGTCAAAATATCCTCTGAAGTTTCCACTTCAGGATCTGTTATCACTTCTTGCATTCACTAACCCCATCTCATATTTACTATTATTGAGCACAAACTTTCAGTTGGTTGTTAGGCCTAAACTTTCACCCAGTTATTAAACTCTCAGTTTCTTGTTGGGCCTAAACTTGTACCCATTCGGTCATTAAACTTGTACCCATACGGTCATTAAACTTTCAGTTAGTTGTTGGGCCTAAACTGCCCATTCAGTCATTAAACTTTCATTGCAGGCCCACTTTTATCTCTAGTATTTTTTTTTTTGTTTCTAGAAGAATTTCAAACTTATAAAATAAATTTTAGAGGGTTGTGCTATTGAATTTACGAATTCAATGGATTCCAAAAGAATTTAATTGCAGATAAAAGGTATATATTTCAAGTTTTTAAAATGTTGTTCCTTCGATGTTTTTATAAAAATGCAAGTAAGAAAGAGAGAAGATAATGCACATGATGTAGTAGTACACCGTGTTGATGTCTCTTGTGCCCACTTGATGATTTATTACAATTCGTCGGTGCCAAAAGTGACCATTCTCTACTAACAAGAATCTGATACCCGTCTTTTTCTCTACGAATATATCATAGTGAGTGATTGGTTAGTTTGATTAACAAATACTCAAATGCGATAAATCAAATCCAAAGTATGGAAACCTACACGAAATTAACAATCAATCAAGTCATAGCGTGCCACAATCAGCATGAAAAAAATTAAGATACCAAAATGCGAATGGATAAATATGCCTAATTATGTAACAATCTTGTTACAAGAAAAGGGTAAAATGGTAAATAAATAAATAAAAACCAAAATGTGGGTCTACATCTCTATAATATTATTTGAGAAGTCAGTTTTCTATGTGTCGCGCTCACGTTAACTCTCATGATGGTTGATTACACTGATACACTTAATGAATTAAAAATATTACATTTAAATATTATTATTTACTTTTAGTTTAGTTTTCTTTTTATAATTTTCCAAATAACATATACAATAAAAAGTAAATATTTATAAAGTTTAAAAAGCAAATTTAGAAACAAAAATATATGTATGTATATTATGATTTCATTAAAAAGAAAAGTTCGGAAAAAAGTAATATTCCATTTAAAAATATTTATAAATAACATAAAATATAATTTTGAAGTAATAAAATAGTTTCTTTATATCTATATTTTCTTATATGAAAATATATATTTGTATATAATGTAAATACCAAAGCATAACACTATATACTTTAACGAGGGAGATATATTATATTTTATTATTATTAAAATTATATATTTTCTTAATATATAATTTTCTTTTAAATTTTTATGTTTCTAGAACTTAATATATAATCAAGATACCAAAGCAAATCGGAATTCTCATTTTAAGATTATTTAAAATAAATTTTAATTTACCATTTAATAAATCTATGGCATAAAATTATTTAGAATTTTAAAAATATTTTAATTATTGTCAATATTGATATGTGTTCATGAACTTCCAAAAATGTATGAATTAATTATATTTGTACTTATATATATGCATGAGAGTTTAGAGTATTATTGTTATATTAATTTATGTAATTTAGAATCAGACGCTTTAGTTTAATTTTTATTTTATTTTAATCACAATATATCATAAGGTATACATAATTTTACTATAATATATTTACATATTTAAGATAACAACCAACCTAAATACACATAGGAAAATTAATGAAAATTTTAAT
Proteins encoded:
- the LOC106312710 gene encoding thioredoxin-like 1-1, chloroplastic; translation: MAEAAISRTNLIFRGACVNQHHHADDYSVSSPVSFGLRKSFPSLKLKPFNQFQSSRSSSITAQTTLRIGTPQKWWEKGLKENMREISSAQELVDSLTNAGDKLVVVDFFSPGCGGCKALHPKICQLAEQNPDVQFLQVNYEEHKSMCYSLGVHVLPFFRFYRGAHGRVCSFSCTNATIKKFRDALAKHSPDRCSLGPTKGLEEKELVALAANKELNFSYTPRAVPVEEEEAPVPASKPGLPVPHSSMSANDEKTLVSAGR